Proteins encoded within one genomic window of Chloroflexota bacterium:
- a CDS encoding hydrogenase small subunit, whose amino-acid sequence MSEETIYQRLEKNGVSRRDFLKLCGTLVGAMGLAAPPLEGSGLPGHLRAEDKTIRKVARALESKARIPVIWLEFQDCAGCSEALTRSQSPTLIDLVLNTISVEYHETLTAAAGHQTEENKQSIMKQYAGQYVLVVEGSIPMALGGAYCTIGGRSAIDILEEAAAGAAAIISTGNCAAFGGLPKANPNPTDAKGVWELITDKPVVNIPGCPAIPEVFTGTLAHFVIFGGLPELDDLNRPVTFYGKTIHDRCLRRPFYEAGKFANTFDDEGAKQGWCLYKLGCKGPTTHNACATIKWDAGLSFPVQSGHPCLGCSEPDFWDGGGFYQGQSAPLNRPAATAVGAAIGAGAVVGAAMAANNSAQKKRAAQASEE is encoded by the coding sequence ATGAGTGAGGAAACCATCTATCAACGTCTGGAGAAGAACGGCGTCTCTCGGCGAGATTTCTTGAAGCTCTGTGGAACGCTGGTCGGCGCGATGGGCCTGGCGGCTCCACCGCTGGAAGGCAGTGGCCTGCCCGGTCATCTACGCGCCGAGGATAAAACTATCCGCAAAGTAGCACGGGCGCTGGAATCCAAAGCCCGCATCCCCGTGATCTGGCTAGAGTTTCAGGATTGCGCCGGGTGCAGCGAAGCCCTGACCCGCAGCCAATCCCCCACCTTGATTGATCTGGTGTTGAATACCATTTCGGTGGAATATCACGAAACGCTCACCGCAGCAGCGGGCCATCAGACCGAAGAGAATAAACAGTCGATCATGAAGCAGTATGCCGGGCAGTATGTGCTGGTAGTTGAAGGCAGCATTCCGATGGCATTGGGCGGCGCCTATTGCACCATTGGCGGACGCTCGGCGATTGATATTCTCGAAGAAGCTGCCGCAGGGGCAGCCGCTATCATCTCCACCGGTAACTGTGCGGCCTTTGGCGGTCTGCCGAAAGCCAACCCCAACCCCACGGATGCCAAAGGCGTATGGGAATTGATTACCGACAAGCCGGTCGTCAACATTCCTGGCTGCCCGGCCATCCCCGAGGTTTTCACCGGCACGCTGGCGCATTTCGTCATCTTTGGCGGACTGCCCGAACTGGATGATCTCAACCGCCCGGTCACCTTCTATGGCAAGACCATCCACGACCGCTGCTTGCGCCGTCCGTTTTATGAGGCGGGCAAATTTGCCAACACTTTTGACGACGAGGGCGCAAAACAGGGTTGGTGTCTATATAAATTGGGTTGCAAAGGCCCCACCACCCACAATGCTTGCGCCACAATTAAATGGGATGCCGGTCTGTCTTTCCCCGTCCAATCCGGCCACCCCTGTCTGGGCTGCTCCGAACCCGATTTCTGGGATGGCGGCGGCTTCTATCAGGGCCAATCGGCCCCGCTCAACCGTCCGGCGGCAACTGCCGTGGGTGCGGCTATCGGTGCGGGTGCAGTCGTCGGTGCGGCTATGGCTGCCAACAACAGCGCCCAGAAAAAACGCGCCGCACAAGCCAGCGAAGAGTAA
- a CDS encoding peroxiredoxin family protein — MSENRAKRLAIIAGHGTLDAAYPPLILATSAVAMDMEAAIFFTFYGLEIIKKGNADKLQVSPIANPAMPQPVPGISVPNILGMLPGMTAVATGMMNGWMKKANVAKLSELLEMAIEFDVKLIACQMTLDVMGVKKEELIDGVEVGGAATFLEFASQEAIALTF; from the coding sequence ATGTCTGAAAACCGAGCGAAACGATTAGCGATCATAGCCGGACACGGCACTCTCGATGCCGCTTATCCGCCTCTGATCCTGGCGACATCTGCCGTAGCGATGGATATGGAAGCCGCGATTTTCTTCACCTTTTATGGCCTGGAAATTATAAAAAAAGGCAATGCCGACAAACTCCAGGTTTCGCCCATAGCAAATCCCGCTATGCCGCAACCTGTCCCCGGAATTTCTGTGCCCAATATTCTTGGCATGTTGCCGGGAATGACCGCTGTGGCAACCGGGATGATGAACGGCTGGATGAAAAAAGCCAATGTTGCCAAACTGAGCGAACTGCTTGAAATGGCAATCGAATTTGACGTCAAATTAATTGCCTGCCAGATGACCCTGGATGTGATGGGCGTCAAAAAAGAAGAGTTGATTGATGGCGTTGAAGTTGGCGGCGCCGCAACCTTTTTGGAATTCGCCAGCCAGGAAGCCATTGCACTGACTTTTTAA
- a CDS encoding helix-turn-helix domain-containing protein, protein MSEFLTTKQVQELLQVDRTTIYRMINDGRLIGVKVGQQWRFARSEIQAILEGGLPPEKESQPGVTPEILPTHCVQVIQDVFAEVAEVGAITTHLNGEPITQPSNCNPFCQLIRATHSGNLACKASWQKLAATPEINADEFFTCHAGLQYSRAGIRVSDYISSILVAGQYYTQAPNPDEETQRIHELAIRHGIAPDALLEASAALPVLDPRLQQKIGRWLRRVAQTFGDIGRERAELMGRLQKIAEMSKFDLMA, encoded by the coding sequence ATGAGCGAATTTCTGACCACAAAACAAGTTCAAGAACTTCTCCAGGTTGACCGAACCACCATTTATCGCATGATTAATGATGGACGGCTGATCGGCGTCAAAGTGGGACAACAATGGCGTTTCGCTCGCTCGGAAATTCAAGCGATCCTGGAGGGTGGGCTGCCACCGGAAAAAGAGAGCCAACCCGGTGTCACGCCCGAAATTCTACCCACCCACTGTGTTCAGGTTATCCAGGATGTATTCGCCGAAGTTGCAGAAGTCGGCGCAATCACTACGCATCTCAATGGGGAACCCATCACTCAACCCAGCAATTGCAATCCATTCTGCCAGCTTATCCGAGCCACGCACAGCGGAAATCTGGCCTGCAAGGCATCCTGGCAAAAATTGGCTGCCACGCCTGAGATCAATGCGGATGAATTTTTCACCTGCCATGCCGGGCTACAGTACTCACGCGCAGGGATTCGAGTTAGCGACTATATATCTTCAATTTTGGTTGCAGGGCAATATTACACACAAGCACCCAATCCAGACGAAGAAACGCAACGTATTCATGAACTGGCTATCCGGCATGGCATTGCACCGGATGCGCTGCTTGAAGCCAGCGCTGCGCTCCCGGTACTCGATCCCCGCTTGCAACAAAAAATAGGACGCTGGCTGCGACGCGTTGCCCAAACTTTTGGCGATATTGGGCGCGAGCGCGCCGAATTGATGGGGCGTTTACAGAAAATTGCCGAAATGAGTAAGTTTGATTTGATGGCCTAG
- a CDS encoding sulfurtransferase TusA family protein: MSFNFDQELDCSGLSCPMPILKTKKAVDSLEIGQVLKMIATDAGSLPDVNAWTAKTGHELLGHEEASGTFTFYIKKTK; the protein is encoded by the coding sequence ATGTCTTTCAATTTTGACCAAGAGTTAGATTGTAGCGGTTTGTCGTGCCCTATGCCAATTTTGAAAACCAAAAAAGCGGTTGATAGCCTGGAGATTGGGCAGGTGCTAAAAATGATCGCCACCGATGCCGGTTCATTGCCCGATGTAAATGCCTGGACAGCCAAGACCGGCCACGAACTGCTCGGCCACGAAGAGGCCAGCGGAACATTCACCTTTTATATCAAGAAGACCAAATAG
- a CDS encoding vitamin K epoxide reductase: MRRILQGLLIILALFSVGFLATQPAAAQEDGVVHAVLFYSPTCPHCHEVINNVLPPLLQEYGDALQIIGINTTTIEGQELYQAAIDNFQISEERQGVPTLIVGETILVGSGEIPEQFPGIIEQGLAEGGIAWPAIPGLEDSIARGAAQATAQTSQAGNTSAATSSSAPEQNQTSGWVEKFQRDVVGNSAAVLVLLAMIVSVILVWIRISRPLEAIPAWIQWAVPALSVVGLLVAGYMTYAEVSHAEVVCGPVGDCNTVQQSPYAMLYGVLPVGVLGLIGYAAILSAWALQYYGPQAWRTVASYAVWGFALFGTVFSIYLTFLEPFVIGATCIWCLSSAIIMMLMLWASGEPLRLLMDNEIDLDDFEEDAAEVQDPIIE; this comes from the coding sequence ATGCGACGAATACTTCAAGGATTATTGATTATACTGGCGCTTTTCAGCGTCGGATTTTTGGCAACCCAACCAGCCGCGGCACAGGAAGATGGGGTTGTCCACGCGGTTTTATTCTATTCTCCCACCTGCCCACACTGCCACGAAGTTATTAATAACGTGCTGCCCCCGCTTTTGCAGGAGTATGGCGACGCTCTTCAGATCATCGGAATCAATACGACAACGATTGAAGGACAAGAGCTTTATCAGGCGGCTATTGACAACTTCCAGATCAGCGAAGAACGTCAGGGCGTCCCGACGCTGATAGTCGGCGAAACCATATTGGTCGGTTCAGGCGAAATCCCCGAACAGTTTCCCGGTATCATCGAGCAGGGATTAGCTGAAGGCGGCATCGCCTGGCCTGCAATCCCCGGCCTGGAAGACAGCATCGCCCGCGGCGCAGCACAGGCCACGGCACAGACATCACAGGCAGGCAACACATCTGCGGCAACTAGCAGCAGCGCTCCTGAACAGAATCAGACCTCAGGCTGGGTAGAGAAGTTCCAGCGTGACGTGGTAGGCAATTCCGCCGCGGTGCTGGTTCTTCTGGCGATGATCGTCAGTGTTATCTTGGTTTGGATCCGCATCAGCCGCCCGCTCGAGGCGATTCCGGCCTGGATACAGTGGGCAGTTCCTGCGCTCTCGGTGGTGGGTCTGTTGGTGGCGGGATATATGACCTACGCGGAGGTTTCCCACGCCGAGGTGGTCTGCGGTCCCGTAGGCGATTGCAATACCGTGCAACAAAGCCCTTATGCCATGTTATACGGCGTACTTCCGGTTGGCGTCCTCGGTCTGATCGGCTATGCCGCTATCCTCAGCGCCTGGGCATTGCAGTATTATGGCCCCCAAGCCTGGCGTACTGTTGCCAGCTATGCAGTCTGGGGTTTCGCGCTCTTTGGCACGGTCTTCTCCATTTACCTGACGTTTTTAGAACCCTTTGTCATCGGCGCAACTTGCATATGGTGTCTATCCTCCGCCATCATTATGATGCTGATGCTGTGGGCTTCTGGCGAACCGTTGCGACTCCTGATGGATAACGAAATCGATTTGGACGATTTTGAAGAAGATGCCGCCGAAGTTCAGGACCCAATTATCGAATAA
- a CDS encoding glycine cleavage system protein H yields MAILNGCDLPEDLYYLIEKHVWAKPMDDGTVRVGMTAVAGNLAGGNLAGVTVKRKRMGKEIPQGKSMATIESSKFVGPVPAPVTGVLLRGNDKLSSDPNLAVSDPYGEGWIAELQPADWDGEKGSLATGADGLAAYQAKLDADGVSCK; encoded by the coding sequence ATGGCAATACTCAATGGATGTGACCTACCGGAAGACCTGTATTATCTGATCGAAAAACACGTTTGGGCCAAACCGATGGACGATGGCACTGTGCGCGTTGGTATGACCGCCGTAGCCGGAAATTTGGCAGGCGGCAATCTGGCGGGCGTAACCGTCAAGCGCAAGAGAATGGGGAAAGAAATACCTCAGGGCAAAAGCATGGCCACCATCGAAAGCAGCAAATTCGTCGGCCCCGTCCCTGCACCCGTTACTGGCGTTCTGTTGCGCGGCAACGACAAATTATCATCCGACCCCAATTTGGCGGTATCCGACCCCTACGGTGAAGGCTGGATCGCAGAATTGCAGCCCGCCGATTGGGATGGCGAAAAGGGTAGTCTGGCCACCGGAGCCGATGGTCTTGCAGCATATCAGGCAAAACTTGACGCCGACGGCGTATCCTGTAAATAA
- a CDS encoding dinitrogenase iron-molybdenum cofactor biosynthesis protein, with amino-acid sequence MRIAITSEENNGLESMVCQHFGRSPYFVLVDIEENKIARVETVENPFAQKHNPGDVPAFVAELGVNSLVSGGMGKRAISFFEQYGITVATGALGTVAQSLEKYLQGNFPTAEPCSDSVEHGANGHHH; translated from the coding sequence ATGCGAATTGCGATAACCTCAGAAGAGAATAATGGCTTGGAGAGTATGGTCTGCCAGCATTTTGGCCGCAGCCCTTATTTTGTTTTGGTCGATATTGAGGAAAATAAAATTGCGCGCGTTGAGACCGTTGAAAACCCCTTTGCTCAAAAACACAATCCGGGCGATGTACCGGCTTTTGTCGCGGAACTTGGTGTTAATTCACTGGTGAGCGGGGGAATGGGAAAGCGAGCAATCAGTTTTTTTGAGCAATATGGAATAACTGTAGCCACCGGTGCACTGGGCACTGTAGCCCAAAGCCTGGAAAAATATCTACAAGGAAATTTCCCCACTGCCGAGCCCTGTAGCGACAGTGTTGAGCATGGCGCGAACGGCCATCATCATTAG
- a CDS encoding sulfur reduction protein DsrE, which yields MDDEKVMLIMTSGPDTPRRCATPFFFATLGAAMEYDVTMFFTIDGTLLLKKGIAETVYPKEGGKPVSEFIQDALDAGVKFVACTASTELHDIDPATDLIDDVKMVGGAWMWQEAEDCQTVLTF from the coding sequence ATGGACGATGAAAAAGTAATGCTCATTATGACCAGCGGTCCCGATACGCCCCGACGCTGCGCAACGCCATTTTTCTTCGCCACGCTCGGTGCGGCGATGGAATATGATGTCACCATGTTTTTTACTATCGATGGGACGTTGCTGCTCAAGAAGGGCATCGCTGAGACAGTCTACCCCAAAGAGGGTGGCAAACCCGTTAGCGAGTTCATTCAAGATGCGCTGGATGCAGGCGTGAAATTTGTAGCCTGTACCGCATCCACCGAGTTGCACGATATTGACCCCGCCACAGATTTGATCGATGACGTAAAAATGGTCGGCGGCGCCTGGATGTGGCAAGAAGCCGAAGACTGCCAAACAGTATTAACCTTTTAA